A window of the Rhodospirillaceae bacterium genome harbors these coding sequences:
- a CDS encoding ABC transporter ATP-binding protein yields MDEPGTALPRSALPQAGQFALELTGVGRLFGALVAMADIDMTVRAGERRAVLGSNGAGKTTLFNAITGDFPPTSGRVRLFGEDVTYLPVHERIRRGLRRTYQISLLFSGLTVIENIFLACRGVGRGRHSLLRPRRDDGAMEMAETLLQAVHLDDRRDTPVAELSHGQQRQLEVALALSGAPRLILFDEPAAGLSPSERADLVEILQSLPAHIGFIIIEHDMDVALRVAERVTMMHNGRIFKQGKPEEIENDPEVQELYLGHGGNGAGHA; encoded by the coding sequence TTGGACGAACCCGGCACCGCCCTCCCGCGTTCCGCCCTGCCGCAGGCCGGGCAGTTCGCGCTGGAGCTGACCGGCGTCGGCCGCCTTTTCGGCGCGCTGGTGGCGATGGCGGACATCGACATGACCGTTCGCGCCGGCGAGCGGCGGGCGGTGCTGGGTTCCAACGGAGCCGGAAAGACCACCCTGTTCAATGCGATCACGGGTGACTTTCCGCCGACCTCGGGGCGCGTCAGACTGTTCGGTGAGGACGTGACGTATCTGCCGGTTCACGAGCGGATCCGTCGCGGCCTCCGCCGGACCTATCAGATTTCGCTGCTCTTCAGCGGCCTCACGGTTATCGAGAACATCTTTCTCGCCTGTCGGGGCGTCGGGCGCGGGCGGCACTCGCTGCTGCGGCCGCGCCGCGACGACGGCGCCATGGAGATGGCGGAGACGCTGCTCCAAGCCGTCCATCTCGACGACCGGCGCGATACGCCGGTGGCCGAACTCAGCCACGGGCAGCAGCGGCAGCTCGAGGTGGCGCTCGCCCTGTCGGGCGCGCCGCGGCTGATCCTGTTCGACGAACCCGCGGCAGGACTGTCGCCGAGCGAACGCGCCGATCTGGTCGAGATTCTGCAGTCCCTGCCGGCGCATATCGGCTTCATCATCATCGAACACGACATGGATGTCGCGCTGCGCGTCGCGGAGCGGGTCACCATGATGCACAACGGGCGAATCTTCAAACAGGGGAAGCCCGAAGAGATCGAGAACGATCCCGAGGTCCAGGAACTGTATCTCGGGCACGGCGGCAACGGGGCCGGGCATGCGTAG
- a CDS encoding ABC transporter substrate-binding protein, with protein sequence MLKVAGKTLLAAAVFAVASPAVAQDTIKMGGLATLEGAFAAPGQDSIRGIRMALEEHKYTAGGKKIELITGSSDASPASAIRATRKLVEQDGVQVMIGPLSGSEGLAVKDYAKTKPNVTFINGTSAAQDTTLRNPAPNFFRFSTEGAQWMAGLGEYAYKVKKYRKVAVLAEDYSFPYTQVFGFLEPFCRLGGKAPIDARFWVPIGNKDYSSVIAALPDDVDAIYVALGGADAINFLSQYQQAGGGLPLIAGSITVDQTVLGSKGKIRETVIGTPSAGPISDTWDDPRWKAFVAQYKKMFAGKGGFPSPSLFAHGYYINTKAALLALDQVKGDLSDGGKKFRAALSSLKFETPTGMVSLDPRRNAIADMFLTEVVVGPDGNLVNKTIGVTKQVSQTFGVKYEEFLKYGPVSRTNPPCK encoded by the coding sequence ATGCTGAAAGTTGCAGGAAAAACCCTGCTGGCGGCGGCGGTCTTTGCCGTGGCAAGCCCCGCCGTGGCGCAGGACACCATCAAGATGGGCGGGCTTGCGACCCTGGAAGGCGCCTTTGCTGCGCCGGGCCAGGACAGCATCCGCGGCATCAGGATGGCGCTGGAGGAGCACAAATACACCGCCGGTGGCAAGAAGATCGAACTGATCACCGGTTCGTCGGATGCCTCGCCGGCGAGCGCTATCCGCGCCACCCGTAAGCTGGTCGAGCAGGACGGTGTCCAGGTCATGATCGGGCCGCTGTCCGGCTCTGAGGGCCTCGCGGTCAAGGACTATGCCAAGACCAAGCCCAACGTGACGTTCATCAACGGGACGTCGGCGGCGCAGGATACGACTCTGCGCAATCCGGCGCCGAACTTCTTCCGCTTCTCGACGGAAGGCGCCCAGTGGATGGCCGGCCTCGGCGAGTATGCCTACAAGGTCAAGAAATACCGCAAGGTCGCCGTTCTGGCGGAAGACTATTCCTTCCCCTACACCCAGGTGTTCGGGTTCCTGGAGCCGTTCTGCCGCCTCGGCGGCAAGGCGCCGATCGATGCGCGTTTCTGGGTGCCGATCGGCAACAAGGACTATTCGTCCGTCATCGCCGCGCTGCCTGACGATGTCGACGCGATCTACGTCGCCCTCGGCGGCGCCGACGCGATCAACTTCCTGAGCCAGTATCAGCAGGCGGGCGGCGGGCTGCCTCTGATCGCCGGGTCGATCACCGTCGACCAGACCGTGCTGGGCTCGAAGGGTAAGATCCGCGAGACCGTGATCGGCACGCCGTCGGCCGGGCCGATTTCCGATACCTGGGACGACCCGCGCTGGAAAGCCTTCGTTGCGCAATACAAGAAAATGTTCGCAGGGAAGGGCGGATTCCCGTCGCCGTCGTTGTTCGCCCACGGCTATTACATCAACACCAAGGCCGCGCTGCTGGCCCTGGACCAGGTGAAGGGCGATCTGTCCGACGGCGGCAAGAAGTTCCGCGCGGCTCTTTCGTCGCTCAAGTTTGAGACGCCGACCGGCATGGTTTCGCTCGACCCGCGTCGCAATGCCATCGCCGACATGTTCCTGACGGAAGTCGTCGTGGGCCCGGACGGCAACCTGGTCAACAAGACGATCGGGGTTACCAAGCAGGTCTCCCAGACCTTCGGGGTCAAATATGAGGAGTTCCTGAAATACGGCCCGGTCAGCCGCACCAACCCGCCCTGCAAATAG
- a CDS encoding branched-chain amino acid ABC transporter permease, protein MFGIERNSGRYPLGINPAVLLAAVFLIAYPLFTSDFFTFQIGAYSLILGTIALSLTMLAGYGGMVSIAQMTVAGFAAYLMAILGTNSVGVMGLGWPWWLTVVIAILGAALLSTFIGAIAARTEGIYTIMITLAIAVAFFYFVRQNYVIFNGFTGFAGIKPPTLFGVYWRDPTPFYYLTLAIAAFFYFAVLYGARSTFGLGLQAVRDNPRRVRALGINVFLHRIAAYFYAGLIAGTAGVLLVWFNGRVSPGIVGVDMAIDILVIAVVGGMRAPIGPFLGAIAFVLLENFAIDLIDRERFNTVIGLAFLLVVLFSPDGLLGLWRRMESRIRLPRATARWGVRANRDDWHPAGSPERT, encoded by the coding sequence ATGTTCGGCATCGAGCGGAATTCCGGCCGTTACCCGCTGGGCATCAACCCGGCGGTGCTGCTCGCTGCGGTCTTCCTGATCGCCTATCCGCTCTTTACGTCGGATTTCTTCACCTTCCAGATCGGCGCCTATTCGCTGATCCTGGGGACCATCGCGCTGTCGCTGACGATGCTTGCCGGGTATGGCGGCATGGTCAGCATCGCGCAGATGACGGTTGCCGGATTTGCCGCCTACCTCATGGCAATCCTGGGCACCAACAGCGTCGGTGTGATGGGGCTGGGATGGCCGTGGTGGCTGACGGTCGTCATCGCGATCCTGGGCGCGGCGCTGCTCAGCACCTTCATCGGCGCCATCGCTGCGCGCACCGAAGGCATCTACACCATCATGATCACGCTGGCGATCGCCGTCGCCTTCTTCTATTTCGTGCGCCAGAACTATGTGATCTTCAACGGGTTCACCGGCTTCGCGGGCATCAAGCCGCCGACCCTGTTCGGCGTGTACTGGCGCGATCCGACGCCGTTCTACTATCTCACCCTGGCGATCGCGGCTTTCTTCTATTTCGCCGTGCTTTACGGCGCCCGCTCGACCTTCGGCCTGGGGCTGCAAGCGGTCCGGGACAATCCGCGGCGCGTGCGGGCGCTCGGCATCAATGTCTTCCTGCATCGCATCGCCGCCTATTTCTACGCCGGACTGATCGCGGGAACCGCCGGCGTTCTGCTGGTCTGGTTCAATGGCCGCGTTTCGCCGGGCATCGTCGGCGTCGACATGGCGATCGACATTCTGGTGATCGCCGTTGTCGGCGGCATGCGGGCGCCCATCGGACCCTTCCTGGGCGCCATCGCCTTCGTATTACTCGAGAATTTCGCAATCGACCTGATCGACCGCGAGCGTTTCAACACCGTGATCGGCCTCGCCTTTCTGCTCGTGGTGTTGTTTTCGCCGGACGGCCTGCTCGGGCTTTGGCGCCGGATGGAATCGAGAATCCGGCTGCCGCGCGCGACCGCCCGCTGGGGCGTACGCGCCAACCGGGACGACTGGCATCCCGCCGGTTCGCCCGAACGCACGTAA
- a CDS encoding branched-chain amino acid ABC transporter permease produces MRKPMQRRTVLILGIVLLAAALLWMIFAVWPDWLIGAIGRKKTFVNTLLNGITLGGLYFLVASGFTLVFGLMRNVNLAHGSMYLLGGYIGYEVAEATGSWFFGLAVAFLAIAISGIALQVAVFRRMQGDELRQTLVTIGISIIAADLMLAVWTGTTYQFDTPEGLYGAVVLPVISVIKSSGAPVFIKYPMYRLTVLGVAVVVGIGLWLFLNRTRIGMMIRAGVNDREMLAASGVNVHFVFALVFAIGAGLAGFAGVVGGTALSIAPGEDIRYLLASLVVVIVGGLGSVTGAAIGALLIGLAEQFGLAYFPTYGVVLTFLIMVGVLAVRPQGIMGTR; encoded by the coding sequence GTGCGGAAACCGATGCAGCGCCGCACTGTACTGATTCTCGGAATCGTTCTGCTGGCTGCTGCGCTGCTGTGGATGATCTTCGCGGTCTGGCCGGACTGGCTGATCGGCGCCATCGGCCGCAAGAAGACATTCGTCAACACCCTGCTTAACGGCATTACCCTCGGCGGCCTGTATTTCCTGGTGGCGAGCGGCTTCACGCTGGTCTTCGGCCTGATGCGCAACGTCAATCTCGCGCACGGCTCGATGTATCTGCTCGGCGGCTACATCGGCTACGAGGTGGCCGAAGCGACCGGCAGCTGGTTCTTCGGGCTTGCCGTCGCATTCCTCGCGATAGCGATCAGCGGAATCGCGCTGCAGGTGGCGGTTTTCCGGCGGATGCAGGGAGACGAACTGCGCCAGACCCTGGTGACCATCGGCATTTCGATCATCGCCGCCGATCTGATGCTGGCCGTCTGGACGGGCACGACCTACCAGTTCGATACCCCCGAGGGACTCTACGGCGCCGTCGTCCTGCCGGTGATCTCGGTCATCAAGTCGTCGGGCGCGCCGGTGTTCATCAAGTATCCGATGTACCGGCTTACCGTGCTCGGCGTTGCCGTGGTCGTCGGTATCGGCCTCTGGTTGTTCCTGAACCGCACCCGCATCGGCATGATGATCAGGGCCGGCGTCAACGACCGGGAAATGCTCGCAGCCTCCGGCGTGAACGTGCATTTCGTCTTCGCCCTGGTCTTCGCCATCGGCGCGGGTCTGGCCGGTTTCGCCGGTGTGGTCGGCGGCACGGCGCTGTCGATCGCCCCGGGGGAGGATATCCGCTACCTGCTGGCCTCGCTCGTCGTCGTGATCGTCGGCGGCCTCGGCTCTGTGACCGGGGCCGCGATAGGCGCCCTGCTCATCGGCCTCGCGGAGCAGTTCGGCCTGGCTTATTTTCCGACCTACGGCGTGGTGCTGACCTTCCTGATCATGGTCGGCGTGCTCGCCGTCCGGCCCCAGGGCATCATGGGGACGCGCTGA
- a CDS encoding alpha/beta fold hydrolase → MSELAQGHEIFELGAVPLQSGTTLPDAKLAFKTYGSLNARGDNTIVLPTFYTGTHVRNEGYLRSVPALDPSRYFIVSINMFGNGLSSSPSNTAPPFDGPRFPAVTLYDNIGCQHRLLTALGVKRIALVLGWSMAGCQSYQWAAQFPDMVGAILPFCASARTSPHNKVFLEGVKAALLADGAFAGGDYTAPPEAGLRAFGRVYAGWAYSQTFYRERLHCDLGFETWEELLLAWERDHLDWDANDLLAKLRTWQLGDISANERYRGDFESALRAIRARAILIPCTTDLYFPPEDNAIEARHMPNAEFRPFDSPWGHCVASPSRAGSEFLRFLNSCVSDLLAG, encoded by the coding sequence ATGTCCGAATTGGCGCAGGGCCACGAAATTTTCGAACTCGGCGCAGTGCCGCTCCAGTCCGGCACGACGCTGCCGGATGCGAAGCTCGCCTTCAAAACCTATGGCTCGCTCAATGCGCGCGGCGACAACACGATCGTCCTGCCGACTTTCTATACGGGCACGCATGTCCGCAATGAGGGCTACCTGCGGTCGGTGCCGGCGCTCGATCCATCGCGCTATTTCATCGTCTCGATCAATATGTTCGGCAATGGCCTGTCGTCGTCGCCAAGCAACACCGCGCCGCCGTTCGACGGTCCACGCTTCCCCGCCGTCACGCTTTACGACAACATTGGCTGCCAGCACCGGTTGCTCACCGCGCTTGGCGTGAAGCGCATTGCCCTCGTGCTCGGATGGTCCATGGCCGGGTGCCAGTCGTATCAGTGGGCGGCGCAGTTTCCGGACATGGTCGGCGCCATCCTGCCGTTCTGCGCCTCGGCGCGCACCTCGCCACACAACAAGGTGTTTCTAGAGGGGGTAAAGGCGGCGCTGCTGGCCGACGGCGCCTTTGCAGGCGGTGACTACACCGCGCCGCCCGAGGCGGGCCTCCGGGCCTTCGGCCGGGTCTACGCGGGCTGGGCGTATTCGCAGACCTTCTATCGCGAGCGACTCCACTGCGATCTCGGTTTCGAGACCTGGGAGGAATTGCTGCTCGCCTGGGAACGCGATCATCTCGACTGGGACGCCAACGACCTGCTGGCCAAGCTTCGGACCTGGCAGCTCGGCGACATCAGCGCCAACGAACGCTACCGGGGGGATTTCGAAAGCGCGCTACGCGCCATCCGCGCCCGGGCGATCCTCATCCCCTGCACGACCGACCTCTACTTCCCGCCCGAGGATAACGCTATCGAGGCCCGGCACATGCCGAATGCCGAATTCCGGCCCTTCGACTCGCCCTGGGGCCACTGCGTGGCGTCGCCGAGCCGCGCCGGCAGCGAATTCCTGCGCTTCCTCAATTCTTGCGTATCGGACCTGCTGGCCGGTTGA
- a CDS encoding Lrp/AsnC family transcriptional regulator: MTAQSGEDPDGRVSPLSSPFDDLNQKIIRLLQDDGRAAYDVVGQKLGVSGGTIRNRVARMREAGMLRIVAVVDPVAVDYETDAMLGIKTAPGVAPATVARRLDPLAAVVYVMWVSGRFDLLVEVVCDEDAEFANFLNEHIHGHPDVAHVEVMTRIGMFKNQFLLKGHLP; encoded by the coding sequence GTGACCGCTCAGAGCGGCGAGGACCCTGACGGAAGGGTCTCGCCGCTCTCCTCGCCTTTCGACGACCTCAACCAGAAAATCATCCGGCTGCTCCAGGACGACGGGCGCGCGGCCTACGACGTCGTCGGGCAGAAGCTCGGCGTCTCGGGCGGGACGATCCGCAACCGGGTCGCCCGGATGCGCGAGGCAGGCATGCTGCGAATCGTGGCCGTGGTCGATCCGGTGGCCGTCGACTACGAGACGGATGCGATGCTCGGCATCAAGACCGCGCCGGGAGTCGCTCCGGCTACCGTCGCGCGGCGGCTCGATCCGCTTGCGGCCGTCGTCTACGTCATGTGGGTCAGCGGCCGGTTCGACCTGCTGGTCGAGGTCGTGTGCGACGAGGACGCCGAGTTTGCGAACTTCCTCAATGAGCACATACACGGACATCCCGATGTTGCGCATGTCGAGGTCATGACCCGCATCGGCATGTTCAAGAACCAGTTCCTGCTCAAGGGCCACCTGCCCTAG
- a CDS encoding aromatic ring-hydroxylating dioxygenase subunit alpha: MSSSLQSILGAEALAAFETPGPVASGLPAAAYTSDAFFALENERLIPDTWVFAGFAHELASSGDVAPVTVAGRPLILVRDRENTLRAFHNVCRHRCLRLVDKPGNLGSRIRCPYHFWTYGLDGSLQVAPHFGGQDPRAVPDGFDRDEHGLVPVRSAVWHDWIFVNLSGDAPPIEDFVAPLQKRLGGLDLAELRHVVTIDLGEAAANWKLLMENFIEPYHVQFVHATTTEQPLTDHYTIDDPGCLGCAVDVSGAARRTDTLSADARYLTLFPNFVFGLYIPDQVGVHLNVPLAPDRTLHRRAIYSIGADSVLAERKEQLAALWREVHLEDVAICERLQQGRASDPAAGGVLSPVWEDAVRSFQELVVDRLK; the protein is encoded by the coding sequence ATGAGCTCTTCACTGCAGTCAATCCTGGGGGCAGAAGCGTTGGCCGCATTCGAAACGCCGGGACCGGTAGCAAGCGGATTGCCGGCCGCAGCCTACACGAGCGACGCGTTCTTCGCGCTCGAGAACGAGCGGCTCATTCCGGACACGTGGGTCTTCGCAGGTTTCGCGCACGAACTCGCCAGTTCCGGCGACGTGGCGCCCGTTACCGTCGCCGGCCGGCCGCTGATTCTGGTGCGCGACCGCGAAAATACGCTTCGCGCGTTTCACAATGTATGCCGGCATCGCTGCCTCAGGCTGGTCGACAAGCCCGGCAACCTCGGATCGCGGATCCGCTGTCCGTATCATTTCTGGACTTACGGTCTCGATGGGTCGCTGCAGGTCGCTCCGCATTTCGGCGGGCAGGACCCGCGCGCGGTGCCCGACGGCTTCGACCGGGATGAGCACGGCCTGGTCCCGGTGAGATCGGCGGTGTGGCACGACTGGATCTTCGTCAACCTGAGCGGCGATGCGCCGCCGATCGAGGACTTCGTGGCTCCGTTGCAGAAACGGCTCGGCGGACTTGACCTCGCCGAGCTTCGCCATGTGGTTACCATCGACCTGGGCGAAGCGGCCGCGAACTGGAAGCTCCTGATGGAAAACTTCATCGAGCCCTACCACGTCCAGTTCGTCCACGCGACGACCACGGAGCAGCCGCTCACCGACCACTATACGATCGACGATCCCGGCTGCCTGGGGTGCGCGGTCGATGTTTCGGGCGCGGCGAGGCGGACGGATACGCTTTCGGCCGACGCCCGCTATCTCACATTGTTTCCGAATTTCGTGTTCGGTCTCTACATCCCGGATCAGGTCGGCGTGCACCTTAACGTGCCCCTGGCGCCGGACCGCACCCTTCATCGCCGCGCGATCTACAGCATCGGGGCCGATTCGGTCCTCGCCGAACGGAAGGAGCAGCTCGCGGCGCTCTGGCGCGAGGTGCATCTCGAAGACGTGGCGATCTGCGAGCGGCTCCAGCAAGGACGTGCCTCCGATCCGGCGGCTGGCGGGGTGCTTTCTCCGGTGTGGGAAGACGCCGTACGCAGCTTCCAGGAACTCGTGGTGGACCGCCTGAAATGA
- the gloA gene encoding lactoylglutathione lyase, giving the protein MQFLHTMLRVGELQRSIDFYTKVIGMDLLRTTERPDQGYTLAFVAFQGGNRNGEAEIELTYNHGTSEYDLGTAYGHIALGVDSVAETCERIRAAGGNITREPGPVKGGSTVIAFVEDPDGYKVELIEAGTREI; this is encoded by the coding sequence ATGCAATTTCTACACACGATGCTCCGGGTGGGCGAACTGCAGCGCTCCATCGATTTCTATACCAAGGTCATCGGCATGGACCTGCTGCGCACCACCGAGCGTCCTGACCAGGGGTATACCCTCGCCTTCGTCGCTTTTCAGGGCGGCAACAGGAACGGCGAGGCCGAAATCGAACTGACCTACAACCACGGAACGTCGGAGTATGATCTCGGTACCGCGTACGGACACATCGCGCTGGGCGTGGACAGCGTTGCAGAAACCTGCGAGCGGATCCGCGCCGCGGGCGGCAATATCACCCGCGAGCCGGGACCGGTCAAAGGCGGATCCACGGTCATTGCTTTCGTCGAGGATCCGGACGGGTACAAGGTTGAGTTGATCGAAGCCGGTACGCGCGAGATCTGA
- a CDS encoding tartrate dehydrogenase, producing the protein MNRYRIAVIPGDGIGREVVPEGIRVLEAAGARFGIEWDWTEFDWGCERYAKTGGLMPEDGLDRLAGFDTIFLGAVGFPGVPDHVSLWGLLIPIRRRFEQYVNLRPVRLLEGLPCPLAGREPGDIDYLIVRENCEGEYSEIGGRLHQGTDAELAMQETVFTRRGTDRIMRYAFELARGRRRRHLTSATKSNGIIHTMPYWDERFAAVAAEYPEVTTDQFHIDILAAHFVRNPDWFDVVVGSNLFGDILSDLGPATTGTIAVAPSGNINPELEHPSMFEPVHGSAPDIAGQGIANPIGQIWSGAMMLDHLGEPDAAAAVVAAFEGVLAEGATLTPDMGGAARCADLGRAVAERL; encoded by the coding sequence ATGAATCGCTACCGTATCGCTGTCATTCCCGGCGACGGCATCGGCCGGGAGGTCGTGCCCGAAGGCATCCGGGTGCTGGAGGCCGCCGGCGCCCGCTTCGGCATAGAGTGGGATTGGACCGAGTTCGACTGGGGCTGCGAACGCTATGCAAAGACCGGCGGGCTCATGCCGGAGGACGGTCTCGACCGGCTGGCCGGTTTCGATACCATCTTCCTCGGCGCGGTCGGCTTCCCCGGCGTGCCCGACCATGTCTCGCTCTGGGGTTTGCTGATCCCGATCCGCCGGCGCTTCGAGCAGTATGTCAACCTGCGCCCCGTGCGCCTGCTCGAAGGCCTGCCCTGCCCGCTCGCCGGACGCGAGCCGGGCGACATCGACTACCTGATCGTGCGCGAGAACTGCGAGGGCGAGTATTCCGAGATCGGCGGCCGGCTCCACCAGGGCACCGACGCCGAACTGGCGATGCAGGAGACGGTGTTCACCCGCCGCGGCACCGATCGGATCATGCGCTACGCCTTCGAGCTGGCCCGCGGCCGCCGCCGCCGGCATCTGACCTCGGCGACCAAATCCAACGGCATCATCCACACCATGCCCTATTGGGACGAGCGTTTTGCCGCCGTCGCCGCGGAGTATCCCGAAGTCACGACCGACCAGTTCCATATCGACATCCTGGCGGCCCATTTCGTCCGCAACCCGGATTGGTTCGACGTTGTCGTCGGCTCCAACCTGTTCGGCGACATTCTGTCGGACCTCGGCCCGGCCACGACCGGCACCATCGCCGTTGCACCCTCCGGCAACATAAACCCGGAACTGGAGCATCCGTCGATGTTCGAGCCGGTCCATGGCTCGGCGCCGGACATCGCCGGACAGGGGATCGCCAACCCGATCGGCCAGATCTGGTCCGGCGCGATGATGCTCGACCATCTCGGCGAGCCGGATGCAGCGGCGGCGGTCGTCGCGGCCTTCGAGGGCGTTCTGGCGGAAGGCGCAACGCTGACTCCGGACATGGGCGGCGCGGCGCGCTGTGCCGATCTCGGCAGGGCTGTGGCGGAACGGCTGTAG